One region of Pseudomonas sp. B21-040 genomic DNA includes:
- a CDS encoding methyl-accepting chemotaxis protein: MGVTLRDLISGIRDGVTQIASAAEELSAVTEQTSAGVNSQKIETDQVATAMHEMTATVQEVARNAEEASQAAAAADGEAREGDKVVNEAIAQIERLASEVVRSTEAMSVLQQESDKIGSVMDVIKAVAEQTNLLALNAAIEAARAGEAGRGFAVVADEVRGLAQRTQKSTEEIEGLVAALQNGTQQVSAVMNNSRALTDSSVALTRKAGASLENITRTVSNIQSMNQQIAAAAEQQSAVAEEISRSIINVRDVSEQTAAASDETAASSVELARLGGQLQQMVSHFRV; encoded by the coding sequence ATGGGTGTGACCCTGCGCGACCTGATCAGCGGCATCCGCGATGGCGTCACGCAAATTGCCAGCGCCGCCGAAGAACTGTCGGCCGTGACCGAACAAACCAGTGCCGGGGTGAACAGCCAGAAGATCGAGACCGACCAGGTCGCCACGGCCATGCACGAGATGACGGCCACCGTGCAGGAAGTCGCGCGCAATGCTGAAGAAGCCTCGCAAGCCGCCGCAGCGGCAGACGGCGAAGCCCGCGAAGGCGACAAAGTGGTCAACGAAGCCATCGCCCAGATCGAGCGTCTGGCCAGCGAAGTGGTGCGTTCCACCGAAGCCATGAGCGTGCTGCAACAGGAAAGCGACAAGATCGGCAGTGTCATGGACGTGATCAAAGCCGTCGCCGAGCAGACCAACCTGCTGGCGCTCAACGCTGCGATTGAAGCGGCCCGTGCCGGTGAAGCCGGTCGTGGTTTTGCGGTGGTGGCCGATGAAGTGCGGGGCCTGGCCCAGCGTACGCAGAAATCCACCGAAGAAATCGAAGGCCTGGTGGCCGCTCTGCAGAACGGTACGCAACAAGTGTCGGCGGTGATGAACAACAGCCGTGCGCTCACCGACAGCAGCGTCGCCCTGACCCGCAAGGCTGGCGCGTCGCTGGAGAACATCACCCGCACGGTGTCCAACATCCAGTCGATGAACCAGCAGATCGCCGCCGCTGCCGAACAGCAAAGCGCGGTGGCCGAAGAAATCAGCCGCAGCATCATCAACGTGCGCGACGTGTCCGAACAGACCGCCGCCGCCAGCGACGAAACCGCCGCCTCCAGTGTTGAACTGGCGCGGTTGGGTGGTCAGTTGCAGCAGATGGTCAGCCACTTCCGCGTTTAA
- a CDS encoding DUF1302 domain-containing protein translates to MSTRLRLSGAALPGVGLAGLLQLCAVDGVQAVEFSVLDKQVTGSFDSTLSYGRLWRVQGRDKNNDDVNTNDGNRNFDTGLVSEVYKITSELEANYQNYGMFMRGTAFYDTQLMDKRNDYYRNNNPSQPSQSYPQDDHFTGQTRDIAGSRVEMLDAYLYGNWDVAQMPVTARVGRQVFNWGEGIFYRGGINTTNPVDAAKYRLPGAEVKEVLVPVEALSFNIGLTDSLTMESFYQTNWKETRIDPVGTFYSQTDLFADGGNTGYNNFSNTALDTPVPGFGNVIGLYTALGNNPLLNQALSTTGLYANGVTPAFGNTLKVASVGKDYNARNDGQFGFAFRYIAEELNSTEFGVYMVNYHAKEPTISADLGGYQGVDINALTNVLSGVAGSQAGQLANGLTTIDVLGSIQAHRRYAEDIRMYGFSFNTTLGEASVFGEVAYRPNLPIGVAATNDLIGDLANGAAAAASGKTINIGGQMVTLDSQINNAERVEAFNTSLGTIYNFGPSLSFDSMFGVFELASEHLRGSDLQYTAFDGSTRYYAGTGNFSYVSGGERSDQVNRNSYSYTAMLNGTWNDVYAGVNVSPYVVYKDDFKGNSYQAGNTIDGRKAYTLGIKANYQNKLEAELQYTEFYGGGQDNGVRDRDNVGFNLKYFL, encoded by the coding sequence ATGAGCACTCGATTACGCCTGTCTGGCGCGGCGCTACCTGGCGTCGGCCTGGCAGGGCTGCTGCAACTGTGCGCGGTCGACGGCGTGCAGGCCGTGGAATTCAGTGTGCTGGACAAACAGGTCACGGGTTCGTTCGACAGTACCTTGTCTTATGGCCGCTTGTGGCGGGTCCAGGGCCGGGACAAAAACAACGATGACGTCAACACCAACGACGGTAATCGCAACTTCGACACCGGGCTGGTTTCCGAGGTGTACAAGATCACTTCGGAACTTGAGGCCAACTATCAGAACTACGGGATGTTCATGCGCGGCACCGCGTTCTATGACACCCAACTGATGGACAAGCGCAACGATTACTACCGCAACAACAACCCGTCGCAACCTAGCCAGAGTTACCCCCAGGACGACCACTTCACTGGCCAGACCCGCGACATCGCCGGCAGCCGGGTGGAGATGCTCGATGCCTACCTCTATGGCAATTGGGACGTCGCGCAAATGCCCGTCACGGCCCGTGTCGGTCGCCAGGTGTTCAACTGGGGCGAGGGGATTTTCTACCGTGGCGGGATCAACACCACCAACCCGGTGGACGCCGCCAAGTACCGTTTGCCCGGCGCCGAAGTCAAGGAAGTGCTGGTGCCGGTGGAAGCGCTCAGCTTCAACATTGGCCTGACCGACAGCCTGACCATGGAAAGCTTCTACCAGACGAACTGGAAGGAAACCCGCATCGACCCGGTCGGCACCTTCTACTCGCAGACGGACCTGTTCGCCGACGGTGGTAACACCGGCTACAACAATTTCAGCAACACCGCGCTGGACACGCCGGTTCCCGGCTTCGGCAACGTGATCGGACTGTACACCGCACTGGGCAACAATCCGTTGCTCAACCAGGCCCTGAGCACCACTGGCCTTTACGCCAACGGCGTGACCCCGGCTTTCGGCAACACCCTCAAGGTGGCCTCGGTCGGCAAGGATTACAACGCGCGCAACGACGGTCAGTTCGGCTTTGCCTTTCGCTACATTGCAGAAGAACTCAACAGCACCGAGTTCGGCGTGTACATGGTCAATTACCACGCCAAGGAACCGACCATTTCCGCCGACCTGGGCGGGTACCAAGGCGTCGACATCAACGCGCTGACTAACGTGTTGTCCGGTGTGGCGGGCAGTCAGGCGGGGCAACTGGCCAACGGCCTGACGACCATTGATGTGTTGGGCAGTATTCAGGCCCATCGTCGCTACGCCGAAGACATCCGCATGTACGGCTTCAGCTTCAACACCACCCTGGGCGAGGCGTCAGTGTTCGGTGAAGTCGCGTATCGGCCGAACCTGCCCATCGGTGTCGCCGCCACCAACGACCTGATCGGCGACCTGGCCAATGGCGCAGCTGCTGCCGCGTCCGGCAAGACCATCAACATTGGCGGGCAGATGGTCACGCTCGACAGCCAGATCAATAACGCCGAGCGGGTGGAAGCGTTCAACACGTCCCTGGGCACCATCTACAACTTTGGCCCGAGTCTGTCGTTCGACTCGATGTTCGGCGTGTTCGAACTCGCCTCCGAGCACTTGCGCGGCAGCGATCTGCAATACACCGCTTTTGACGGCAGCACCCGTTACTACGCGGGCACCGGCAACTTTTCCTATGTGTCCGGCGGTGAGCGCAGCGACCAGGTCAACCGCAACTCCTACAGCTACACCGCGATGCTCAACGGCACCTGGAACGACGTGTACGCCGGGGTCAACGTCTCGCCCTACGTCGTCTACAAGGATGACTTCAAGGGCAACAGCTATCAGGCGGGCAACACGATCGACGGCCGCAAGGCCTACACCCTGGGGATCAAGGCCAACTACCAGAACAAGCTGGAGGCCGAGCTGCAATACACCGAGTTCTACGGCGGCGGGCAGGACAACGGTGTTCGCGACCGAGACAACGTCGGCTTCAACCTCAAGTATTTCCTTTAA
- a CDS encoding phospholipase: protein MKLTFLLLLLCGTAPMAWGWSNHTVGSYLALQDLPALREAPQVEVEPLEQFLAQQYPAVIALLDEQERFAREHFAQYPPRPDNLRLPAEPGDNLRHDFLTALRINPHIHLAMVIQPLPGKDLPEREHLKAEQVMVEQTLSPWNRQRFIRVADGEKVAPLAVLASAADEPDYGHDINLFSDNPGEVGALYGFGAQSFGDARFQYSSQAPFHMGFFHESPVVYAAAGFLQRSWPDWRAYQYMGLARLAFASGHSYWGYRFLGWGLHHVQDLTQPYHAKPLPGVELASLLLLESKALAGFDADKHAAIERVATRHMEVEKYQSTWLRRLLREGQPHPMLKAYADLVQDVRYPPYSVDYLREVVSAESAEESAAFDEAIGQWLDTAPVTSDFSASNQVKREDYDHPALNQQLFTLLGHFGAHSRIYVNAGLAP from the coding sequence ATGAAGCTGACCTTTCTCCTGCTGCTGCTTTGTGGAACCGCCCCGATGGCGTGGGGTTGGTCCAACCATACGGTGGGCAGCTACCTGGCGTTGCAGGATTTGCCGGCCTTGCGCGAAGCCCCTCAGGTTGAAGTCGAGCCGCTGGAGCAGTTTCTCGCGCAACAATACCCCGCCGTGATCGCGCTGCTGGACGAGCAGGAACGCTTCGCCCGCGAGCACTTCGCCCAGTACCCGCCGCGCCCCGATAACCTGCGGCTGCCAGCCGAGCCTGGGGACAATCTGCGACACGACTTCCTCACCGCGTTGCGGATCAATCCCCACATTCATCTGGCCATGGTTATCCAGCCATTGCCGGGCAAGGATTTGCCCGAGCGTGAACACCTGAAAGCCGAACAGGTCATGGTCGAGCAGACGCTCTCACCCTGGAACCGCCAGCGTTTCATCCGTGTGGCTGACGGCGAAAAAGTCGCGCCCCTGGCCGTGTTGGCCAGCGCCGCCGATGAGCCGGATTACGGCCACGACATCAACCTGTTCAGCGACAACCCAGGCGAGGTGGGCGCGTTGTACGGCTTCGGCGCGCAGTCTTTCGGCGACGCGCGGTTTCAGTACAGCTCACAGGCGCCGTTCCATATGGGGTTCTTCCATGAGAGCCCGGTGGTGTATGCCGCCGCCGGGTTTCTTCAGCGCAGCTGGCCGGACTGGCGCGCCTATCAGTACATGGGGTTGGCGCGATTGGCGTTTGCCAGTGGCCATTCTTACTGGGGTTATCGTTTTCTCGGTTGGGGTTTGCACCACGTCCAGGACTTGACCCAGCCTTATCACGCCAAGCCGCTGCCCGGCGTCGAACTGGCGAGCCTGTTGCTGTTGGAAAGCAAGGCGTTGGCCGGCTTCGATGCCGACAAGCACGCGGCCATTGAACGGGTCGCGACCCGGCACATGGAAGTTGAGAAATATCAGTCGACCTGGCTGCGTCGCTTACTGCGCGAAGGTCAGCCACACCCGATGCTCAAGGCTTACGCCGACCTTGTACAAGACGTTCGCTACCCGCCGTACTCGGTGGACTACCTGCGCGAGGTGGTGAGTGCCGAGTCTGCCGAGGAATCCGCCGCGTTCGATGAAGCCATCGGGCAGTGGCTGGACACGGCACCGGTCACCAGCGATTTCAGCGCCAGTAATCAAGTGAAGCGCGAAGACTACGACCACCCGGCACTGAATCAGCAGCTGTTCACGCTGCTGGGACATTTCGGCGCGCACAGCCGGATTTATGTCAATGCGGGGTTGGCGCCCTAG
- a CDS encoding glycerol-3-phosphate dehydrogenase/oxidase, protein MSLDWNAAWRQHVLPTLADETWDLIVIGGGISGAGILREAARRGWRCLLLEQRDFAWGTSSRSSKMVHGGLRYIAKGQWRLTRDSVRERQRLLDEAPGLVEPMSFMMPHYRGGFPGPRVLGGLLSIYDALAGRRSHRFHDAQQLHYLAPGVKEDDLLGGTCFVDALTDDARLVMRVLGEARGDGAVVLNGVRVEQLLREEGRVCGVRVKDCEGDGLLTLRCGVLAVATGAWAERLRLPDAPRQLRPLRGSHLLLPGWRLPVAQAFTFLHERDRRPVFVFPWEGATVVGTTDLDHHEDLDQSASISREELDYLLAACTQQFPHAEVVADDVLSTWSGVRPVVGSAAGEHQGKPSNETREHVLWQEPGCVTLAGGKLTTFRPQAIEVLKACANMLERPFDDDAGPVFAVVPPLAIPGLSGSQWRRLAGRHGRDLPRLAELLAESGHDTVGATDTLWAELAFACESEMVLHLDDLLLRRTRLGLLLTRGGEDYFTAIRQLCQPRLGWDDERWQQEQQRYQALWQRHHGLPCDPAAL, encoded by the coding sequence ATGAGCCTGGACTGGAACGCCGCGTGGCGACAGCACGTATTGCCGACGCTGGCGGATGAAACCTGGGACCTGATCGTGATCGGCGGCGGCATCAGCGGCGCCGGTATCCTGCGCGAGGCAGCGCGCCGTGGCTGGCGCTGCCTGCTGCTGGAACAGCGCGATTTCGCCTGGGGCACCTCCAGCCGATCCTCGAAAATGGTCCATGGCGGTTTGCGTTACATCGCCAAGGGCCAATGGCGCCTGACCCGTGATTCGGTGCGCGAACGCCAGCGCCTGCTCGACGAAGCGCCGGGGCTGGTGGAGCCGATGAGTTTCATGATGCCGCATTACCGTGGCGGCTTTCCCGGCCCACGGGTGCTGGGTGGTTTGTTGTCCATCTATGACGCGTTGGCCGGGCGGCGCAGCCATCGCTTCCATGACGCGCAACAACTGCATTATCTGGCGCCGGGCGTGAAGGAAGATGACCTGCTGGGCGGCACCTGTTTTGTCGATGCGCTGACCGATGATGCGCGTCTGGTGATGCGCGTTTTAGGCGAGGCGCGAGGCGACGGCGCCGTGGTACTCAACGGCGTGCGCGTGGAGCAATTGCTGCGTGAAGAGGGGCGCGTTTGCGGGGTCCGGGTCAAGGACTGCGAGGGTGACGGATTGCTGACCTTGCGTTGTGGTGTGCTGGCCGTGGCCACTGGCGCCTGGGCCGAGCGCTTGCGCCTGCCCGATGCCCCTCGTCAGTTGCGCCCGTTGCGGGGCAGTCACTTGTTGCTACCGGGCTGGCGTCTGCCCGTGGCGCAGGCTTTCACCTTCCTGCACGAGCGCGACCGTCGACCGGTGTTCGTTTTTCCTTGGGAGGGCGCCACGGTGGTCGGCACCACGGACCTCGATCATCACGAAGACCTGGACCAGAGCGCGAGCATCAGCCGCGAGGAACTCGACTATTTGCTGGCGGCCTGTACTCAACAATTTCCCCACGCAGAGGTAGTCGCTGACGACGTGCTGTCGACCTGGTCCGGGGTGCGCCCGGTGGTGGGCAGTGCGGCGGGTGAACATCAAGGCAAACCCTCGAATGAAACCCGTGAGCATGTGCTGTGGCAGGAGCCGGGTTGCGTGACCCTGGCCGGCGGCAAGTTGACCACCTTTCGCCCGCAGGCCATTGAAGTGCTCAAGGCCTGCGCGAACATGCTCGAACGTCCCTTCGATGATGACGCCGGGCCGGTTTTTGCCGTCGTACCGCCGCTGGCGATCCCGGGGCTCAGTGGCAGCCAGTGGCGGCGTCTGGCGGGGCGGCATGGCCGTGATCTGCCGAGGCTGGCGGAGCTGCTCGCAGAATCAGGTCATGACACGGTCGGCGCCACGGATACGTTGTGGGCGGAACTGGCCTTTGCCTGCGAGTCGGAAATGGTCCTGCACCTGGATGACCTGCTGCTGCGCCGAACCCGTCTGGGCCTGTTGCTGACGCGCGGTGGCGAGGATTATTTCACTGCTATTCGCCAACTCTGCCAACCACGACTGGGCTGGGACGACGAGCGTTGGCAGCAGGAGCAGCAGCGCTACCAGGCGTTGTGGCAACGTCATCACGGTTTGCCCTGCGACCCTGCAGCCCTGTAG
- a CDS encoding DUF1329 domain-containing protein, translating to MFHTSRLTKTALVLALSLATGSAMAAITPQQAEQLKTTLTPLGAERAGNAAGTIPAWSGGITQAPAGYKPGQHHPDPYAADKPLFTITKANLDQYKAHLSPGQIALFNSYPDTFQMPVYTSRRSGSAPQWLYDNTFKNATSAKLLDGGTGFADAYGGVPFPVPKDGVEALWNHITRYRGIYVVRRASEAPVQRNGSFALVTSQQEGMFNYYRPGGQFADLKNILFYYLAFVKSPARLAGGAALIHETLDQLKDPRQAWVYDAGQRRVRRAPNLAYDTPIASSDGLRTADDTDLFNGSPDRYDWKLKGKQEVYIPYNSYKVGSPEVKYAQLLTPGHLNPQYTRYELHRVWVVEGTLKPGARHIYSKRVLFLDEDSWGAALVDQYDGRGELWRVSMAYLKNFYDLPTTWSALDVFHDLQARRYYVQNLDNEEPETVDFAQAVPEDAYFMPSALRQRGTR from the coding sequence ATGTTTCACACTTCACGACTCACCAAGACTGCACTGGTGCTGGCCCTGAGCCTGGCCACCGGCAGCGCAATGGCCGCCATCACGCCGCAACAAGCCGAGCAATTGAAAACCACGCTGACGCCGCTGGGTGCCGAGCGTGCCGGCAACGCGGCCGGGACCATTCCGGCCTGGAGCGGCGGCATCACCCAGGCGCCGGCAGGCTACAAACCGGGTCAGCATCACCCGGACCCGTATGCGGCGGACAAGCCCTTGTTCACCATCACCAAGGCCAACCTTGACCAGTACAAGGCCCACCTCAGCCCGGGCCAGATCGCGCTGTTCAACAGCTACCCCGACACCTTCCAGATGCCGGTCTATACCTCTCGTCGTTCGGGGTCGGCGCCGCAGTGGCTGTATGACAACACCTTCAAGAACGCGACTTCGGCCAAGCTGCTCGACGGCGGAACCGGTTTTGCCGATGCCTATGGCGGCGTACCGTTCCCCGTGCCCAAGGATGGCGTCGAGGCGCTGTGGAACCACATCACCCGTTATCGCGGCATCTACGTGGTCCGTCGTGCCTCCGAAGCGCCGGTACAGCGCAACGGCAGCTTCGCGCTGGTGACCTCGCAGCAGGAAGGGATGTTCAACTACTACCGTCCGGGCGGTCAGTTCGCCGACCTGAAAAACATCCTGTTTTACTACCTGGCATTCGTGAAGAGCCCGGCCCGGCTGGCCGGCGGTGCGGCGTTGATTCACGAGACCCTGGACCAGCTCAAGGACCCGCGCCAGGCCTGGGTCTACGACGCCGGCCAACGCCGTGTGCGGCGGGCGCCGAACCTGGCGTATGACACGCCGATCGCCTCATCCGACGGCTTGCGCACGGCGGACGATACCGACCTGTTCAACGGCTCGCCGGACCGTTACGACTGGAAGCTCAAGGGCAAGCAAGAGGTCTACATTCCCTACAACAGCTACAAAGTCGGCAGCCCTGAGGTGAAGTACGCGCAGTTGCTCACGCCGGGCCACCTCAACCCGCAATACACCCGTTATGAGTTGCATCGGGTCTGGGTGGTCGAAGGCACACTCAAGCCAGGTGCGCGGCACATCTATTCCAAGCGCGTGCTGTTTCTGGACGAGGACAGTTGGGGCGCCGCGCTGGTGGATCAATATGACGGGCGAGGGGAGTTGTGGCGGGTGTCGATGGCCTACCTGAAAAACTTCTACGACCTGCCCACCACCTGGAGTGCACTGGACGTCTTCCACGACTTGCAGGCGCGTCGTTACTACGTGCAAAACCTGGACAACGAAGAACCGGAAACCGTCGACTTCGCCCAAGCGGTGCCGGAAGACGCGTACTTCATGCCATCGGCCTTGCGTCAGCGCGGGACGCGGTGA
- a CDS encoding type II toxin-antitoxin system VapC family toxin: protein MIVLDTNILSEFMRIEPEPRVLAWVDAQPAMDLAVSAVTVAEILHGIARLPSGKRKQKLEAHAMAMFEEDFAGRILPFDAHAAVEYATLTASAEANGRAVSMADVQIAAICRSHGAAIATRNIRDFEFSGIEVINPWDA from the coding sequence ATGATAGTGCTCGATACCAACATTCTTTCAGAGTTTATGCGAATCGAGCCTGAGCCCCGGGTGCTTGCCTGGGTTGATGCGCAGCCAGCGATGGACCTGGCAGTCAGTGCGGTGACGGTGGCTGAGATACTCCACGGCATTGCACGATTGCCTTCCGGTAAGCGCAAACAAAAACTTGAAGCCCATGCAATGGCAATGTTCGAAGAGGACTTTGCCGGACGCATTCTGCCGTTCGATGCTCATGCCGCTGTTGAGTACGCAACGCTGACAGCGAGTGCTGAAGCAAATGGACGTGCAGTTTCAATGGCAGATGTGCAAATTGCTGCCATTTGCCGAAGCCATGGGGCTGCTATAGCTACCCGCAATATTCGAGACTTCGAGTTTTCCGGGATTGAGGTGATCAATCCGTGGGACGCCTGA
- a CDS encoding histidine phosphatase family protein: MELRLNLFGIKRSIDLSRYARFRNAAVVLASALLVIPLTLWLLQPAAVPDLAHGNFAGAKALADGWTKGDMIVLVRHVERCDHSTAPCLVGNDGITERSRGVAASVGAHFQRLGLNKTDIYHSPILRAAQTASYMFNKAGVGEDWLISCKGTMLRDALAHKAAGRNLVLVTHSECMDQLEKDLKLPVSTLDYGASLFISAPTPQTTHMLGFIEASDWSAVTTE, encoded by the coding sequence GTGGAATTGAGACTGAATCTATTCGGGATAAAGCGCTCGATTGATTTGAGCCGCTATGCCCGTTTTCGTAATGCGGCGGTGGTGCTGGCCTCTGCGCTGCTGGTGATCCCGTTGACGCTATGGCTGTTGCAGCCCGCCGCTGTGCCGGACCTTGCCCATGGCAATTTTGCCGGTGCCAAGGCATTGGCGGACGGTTGGACCAAGGGCGACATGATTGTGCTGGTGCGCCATGTCGAGCGCTGCGATCACTCCACCGCCCCTTGCCTGGTTGGAAACGATGGCATCACCGAGCGTTCCCGAGGCGTCGCGGCCAGTGTGGGCGCGCACTTCCAACGGCTCGGACTGAACAAAACCGACATTTACCACAGCCCGATCCTGCGGGCTGCGCAAACCGCCAGTTATATGTTTAACAAGGCAGGCGTCGGCGAAGACTGGCTAATCAGCTGCAAGGGCACTATGTTGCGTGATGCGCTGGCGCACAAAGCGGCGGGCCGCAATCTGGTTCTGGTGACCCACAGTGAATGCATGGATCAACTTGAAAAAGACCTCAAGTTGCCAGTCTCCACCCTGGATTACGGCGCTTCGCTGTTTATCTCCGCTCCAACACCGCAAACGACTCACATGCTGGGTTTCATTGAGGCCTCCGACTGGAGCGCGGTGACCACCGAATAA
- a CDS encoding FGGY-family carbohydrate kinase: MDNHPTKRYLLAIDNGTQSVRALLFDLQGNLLGKGKVELQAYYSTRPGWAEQDPEYYWAKLGEACQQVWQQTGIDRSQIAGVSLTTQRGTLINVDAQGKPLRPAILWLDQRQAEVEGGIKGPWGWLFKLVGAQATVDYFRAQAEANWIAKHQPEVWAATDKFLLLSGFLTHRLCGRFVDSVGCCVGYLPFDFKRLKWAAPSDWKWQALAVRPEQLPSLHKPGETLGFITAEASRHTGIPEGLPLIAAGADKACEVVGSGVVDASTVCLSYGTTATITSTRSRYLEIVPLIPPYPSALPDHYNCEVMIYRGYWMVSWFKNEFGLREMQQAKAQGIEPEQLFDALVNAVPPGSMGLMLQPYWSPGIREPGVEAKGAIIGFGDVHTRAHIYRAILEGLAYALRQGLEKIEKRSKVSVTRLRVAGGGSQSDAAMQLTADIFGLPAERPHVYEASGLGAAICCAVGLGLYADFPTAMEAMTRVGAVFMPQPEAQQVYERLYKEVYLRMYRQLKPLYQSIRKITGYPA, translated from the coding sequence ATGGATAACCACCCGACCAAGCGTTACCTGCTGGCCATCGACAATGGCACCCAAAGCGTGCGCGCGCTGCTCTTCGACCTGCAGGGCAATTTGCTGGGCAAAGGCAAGGTCGAGTTGCAGGCCTATTATTCGACTCGACCGGGCTGGGCCGAGCAGGACCCGGAGTATTACTGGGCGAAACTGGGGGAGGCCTGCCAGCAGGTGTGGCAGCAAACCGGTATCGATCGGTCGCAGATTGCCGGCGTTTCCCTGACCACCCAGCGCGGTACTTTGATCAACGTCGATGCCCAAGGCAAGCCGCTGCGCCCGGCGATCCTGTGGCTCGATCAGCGCCAGGCTGAAGTCGAAGGCGGCATCAAGGGACCGTGGGGCTGGCTGTTCAAACTGGTCGGCGCGCAAGCCACCGTGGATTATTTTCGCGCCCAGGCGGAGGCTAACTGGATCGCGAAGCACCAGCCTGAAGTGTGGGCGGCGACCGACAAGTTCTTGCTGCTCTCGGGGTTTCTCACCCATCGCCTGTGCGGGCGCTTTGTCGATTCCGTGGGCTGTTGCGTCGGCTACCTGCCGTTCGATTTCAAACGTCTGAAATGGGCCGCGCCCAGCGACTGGAAATGGCAGGCATTGGCGGTGCGCCCCGAGCAATTGCCGAGCCTGCACAAGCCCGGCGAAACCCTGGGTTTCATCACCGCTGAAGCCAGCCGCCACACCGGTATTCCCGAAGGGTTGCCGCTGATTGCGGCGGGCGCCGACAAGGCTTGCGAAGTGGTGGGTTCCGGCGTCGTCGACGCGAGCACGGTGTGCCTGTCCTACGGCACCACGGCGACGATCACCAGCACCCGGTCGCGCTACCTGGAAATCGTCCCGTTGATTCCGCCTTACCCGTCTGCGCTGCCGGATCATTACAACTGCGAAGTGATGATCTATCGCGGCTACTGGATGGTCAGCTGGTTCAAGAACGAGTTCGGCCTGCGGGAAATGCAGCAGGCCAAGGCGCAGGGCATCGAGCCCGAGCAACTCTTCGATGCGCTGGTCAATGCGGTGCCGCCGGGCTCCATGGGGCTGATGTTGCAACCCTACTGGTCGCCCGGCATCCGCGAACCGGGTGTGGAGGCCAAGGGCGCGATTATCGGCTTCGGCGATGTGCATACCCGCGCGCATATCTATCGGGCGATCCTCGAAGGCCTGGCGTATGCCTTGCGTCAGGGCCTGGAGAAAATCGAGAAGCGCTCGAAAGTCTCCGTCACGCGTTTGCGTGTTGCCGGTGGTGGCTCCCAGAGTGATGCGGCGATGCAGCTCACGGCCGACATTTTCGGCCTGCCGGCCGAGCGTCCGCATGTCTATGAAGCGTCCGGTCTGGGCGCAGCGATTTGCTGCGCGGTGGGGCTGGGTCTGTACGCGGACTTTCCCACGGCGATGGAGGCCATGACGCGGGTCGGTGCGGTGTTCATGCCGCAACCTGAGGCGCAGCAGGTCTATGAGCGACTGTACAAAGAGGTTTACCTGCGCATGTACCGACAGCTCAAGCCGCTGTATCAAAGCATCCGCAAAATCACCGGTTACCCCGCCTAG
- a CDS encoding FitA-like ribbon-helix-helix domain-containing protein, translating to MASITIRNLDEKLKEQLRITAAHNGHSMEEEARLILGRALATVDRAGGLGSRIRNRFSAVGGVELDLPERSEKATAVDFSE from the coding sequence ATGGCCAGCATCACAATTCGAAACCTCGATGAGAAGCTAAAGGAGCAGTTGCGTATCACAGCGGCTCACAACGGACATTCCATGGAGGAGGAGGCTCGCCTGATTCTGGGCAGGGCCTTGGCGACGGTTGATCGCGCCGGTGGACTTGGAAGCCGGATACGCAACAGATTCAGCGCTGTCGGTGGAGTGGAGCTTGATCTGCCAGAGCGTTCAGAAAAAGCGACTGCGGTGGATTTTTCTGAATGA